In Aspergillus nidulans FGSC A4 chromosome IV, a single window of DNA contains:
- a CDS encoding uncharacterized protein (transcript_id=CADANIAT00000304): MSRHYLLTTCSLLAVLSGVAAAPGCPTINSSCRYLPNDPQWPSTEQWQQLNDSVGGRLIRGISLASPCHGEEYNNITCGTLQERWASPPTYCSPFMSRDSPCSLGNIAPYAINVSSAQDVVAGLAFAQRNNIRLSVKNTGHDFLGRSTGAGSLALWMHNLNGMQVVNHTGPVYSGPALRLGAGVQGFEVYEFAARYGLRVTGPFNPTVGVVGGYVQGGGHGALQGAYGLAADNVLEYEVITTGGRHLVVSPSEYEDLFWALSGGGGGTYAVVLSATIKAYQDGVVAGASLSFSAGGNEADTDADAEMEAYWTAISAWHTQLLVHDKTPKLTTLFSFTNTSFSLVAATLLDSPASALSAVLAPFVQTLDDLGLNYTYETNTQSSFYDHFALYTPALPYGITVTNSTVGGRLIPRQTVAEKLPELVSALRNITSHPNIRINGIAANITHTRVRNIRASNAVLPAWRDALYTLNMDAYFEPGASTDIILRRQALTNANQDLLKQVTRDAGGGAYTNEATFDNPDWKTDYFGTNYDTLLQVKEKYDPGHALYGAATVGSDYWSMQGDGRLCVAAGVFGTP, encoded by the exons ATGTCACGCCACTATCTGCTTACTACATGTAGCTTGCTAGCAGTGCTTTCAGGCGTTGCTGCAGCACCAGGCTGTCCCACGATCAATAGCTCCTGCCGTTACCTCCCAAACGACCCCCAATGGCCCAGTACCGAACAGTGGCAACAACTAAACGACTCGGTCGGTGGCCGTCTAATTCGAGGCATTTCACTGGCTAGTCCATGCCACGGGGAAGAATATAACAACATCACATGCGGTACACTTCAGGAGAGATGGGCAAGCCCGCCTACCTA CTGCAGCCCGTTCATGTCCAGAGACTCTCCATGCAGTCTCGGAAACATCGCTCCCTACGCGATAAACGTCTCCTCCGCGCAGGATGTAGTCGCCGGGCTAGCCTTCGCGCAGAGAAACAATATTCGTTTGTCCGTGAAGAACACAGGTCATGACTTTCTTGGACGGTCTACCGGTGCAGGGTCCCTGGCACTGTGGATGCATAATCTGAATGGGATGCAGGTGGTCAACCACACCGGTCCGGTCTATTCAGGGCCAGCGCTCAGGCTGGGCGCAGGTGTCCAAGGCTTCGAGGTCTACGAGTTCGCAGCAAGGTACGGTCTTAGAGTTACCGGCCCTTTTAATCCGACTGTCGGGGTGGTCGGTGGGTACGTCCAAGGGGGCGGGCACGGTGCGCTACAGGGTGCATATGGTCTGGCCGCCGATAATGTGCTGGAATATGAAGTCATCACTACAGGTGGACGTCATCTTGTCGTCTCGCCTTCCGAGTACGAGGACCTCTTTTGGGCGCTTAGCGGGGGTGGAGGGGGGACTTACGCGGTCGTTCTTTCGGCCACGATAAAGGCATATCAAGATGGAGTAGTCGCAGGGGCTTCGCTCTCATTCTCTGCTGGCGGCAACGAGGCCGACACAGACGCCGACGCAGAGATGGAGGCATACTGGACAGCCATCTCAGCCTGGCACACCCAACTCCTGGTCCACGACAAGACACCGAAATTGACCACTCTATTCAGCTTCACAAACACCTCTTTCAGCCTAGTTGCCGCTACGCTCCTGGATAGTCCTGCATCTGCTCTCTCTGCAGTATTAGCACCCTTCGTCCAGACCCTGGATGATTTAGGGCTGAACTACACCTACGAAACAAACACCCAGTCATCGTTCTACGACCACTTTGCACTCTACACGCCCGCCTTACCCTATGGCATCACGGTCACAAACTCGACCGTCGGTGGCCGACTGATACCCCGTCAGACGGTCGCTGAGAAGCTCCCCGAATTAGTCTCCGCACTGCGCAATATAACTTCTCACCCGAATATCCGTATCAACGGGATTGCGGCCAATATCACGCATACCCGGGTCCGGAATATACGTGCCTCAAATGCCGTGCTTCCTGCCTGGCGAGATGCGCTCTACACTCTGAATATGGATGCTTATTTTGAGCCGGGGGCGTCGACAGACATCATTCTGCGTCGTCAGGCGCTGACGAACGCAAATCAGGATCTTCTCAAACAAGTTACAAGGGACGCAGGAGGTGGCGCATATACGAATGAGGCAACCTTCGATAACCCAGATTGGAAAACGGACTATTTTGGAACTAACTACGACACGCTTTTGCAGGTCAAGGAGAAGTATGACCCGGGTCACGCGCTCTATGGAGCTGCGACGGTGGGCAGTGACTATTGGAGCATGCAAGGGGATGGGAGACTttgtgttgctgctggtgtctTTGGTACTCCTTGA